In a single window of the Elaeis guineensis isolate ETL-2024a chromosome 4, EG11, whole genome shotgun sequence genome:
- the LOC105042450 gene encoding granule-bound starch synthase 1b, chloroplastic/amyloplastic isoform X2 yields MASSMAAAMASQFISNISHNNNGGAFSSFATMLSSRGIASLNNQTSVYNGLRSLNKMDSLGLPTKTRITLTQAKRRGFCHKNCRPWGVIICGIGMNLVFVGTEVAPWSKTGGLGDVLGGLPPAMAANGHRVMTISPRYDQYKDAWDTNVLVELKVGDGVETVRLFHCYKRGVDRVFVDHPLFLEKVWGKSGGKLYGPNAGTDYEDNQLRFCLLCLAALEAPRVLNLNNSKYFSGLYGEDVVFIANDWHTALLPCYLKSVYRPNGIYMTAKVAFCIHNIAYQGRFAFADFELLNLPNHFMSSFDFIDGYDKPVKGRKINWMKAGILESDCILTVSPYYATELLSGPEKGVELDNILRKTGIIGIVNGMDVQEWNPATDKYINVREAKALNKEMLQAEVGLPVDRNIPVIAFIGRLEEQKGSDILVAAIPHFIDENVQIIVLGTGKKKMEHQLEQLEVKYPNKARGIAKFNVPLAHMMLAGADFIIIPSRFEPCGLIQMQGMQDGTLPLCASTGGLVDTVKEGVTGFHMGAFSINCDAVDTVDVTAVASTVKRALKVYDTPAFHEMVQNCMAQDLSWKGPAKKWEEVLLSLEVAGSEPGIDGEEIAPLAKENVATP; encoded by the exons ATGGCATCTTCCATGGCTGCTGCGATGGCTTCACAATTCATCTCCAATATCTCCCATAACAACAACGGTGGAGCTTTCAGTTCATTTGCAACAATGTTATCAAGCAGGGGAATTGCTTCTTTGAATAACCAAACATCAGTTTACAATGGCTTGAGATCCCTGAATAAGATGGATTCACTTGGATTGCCAACCAAAACACGAATAACACTGACGCAAGCTAAGAGGAGGGGATTCTGTCACAAGAATTGTAGACCTTGGGGGGTCATCATTTGTGGAATTGGCATGAACTTGGTCTTTGTTGGGACAGAAGTGGCTCCATGGAGCAAAACTGGGGGGCTTGGGGATGTTCTTGGAGGACTTCCACCAGCTATGGCG GCTAATGGACACCGAGTCATGACAATATCCCCACGCTATGATCAATACAAGGATGCATGGGATACAAATGTTCTGGTTGag TTAAAAGTTGGGGATGGAGTCGAAACTGTTCGCTTGTTCCACTGCTACAAAAGGGGAGTAGATCGTGTTTTTGTGGATCACCCTTTATTTCTCGAGAAG GTTTGGGGAAAAAGTGGAGGGAAACTATATGGTCCTAATGCTGGAACAGATTATGAAGACAACCAGCTGCGCTTCTGTCTTTTGTGCTTG GCGGCTTTGGAAGCTCCAAGAGTTTTGAATCTCAATAACAGCAAATATTTCTCTGGATTATATG GGGAAGATGTTGTATTTATTGCTAATGACTGGCACACTGCTCTTCTtccttgttacttgaagagtgtCTATAGACCAAATGGCATTTATATGACTGCCAAG GTGGCTTTCTGCATCCACAATATCGCTTACCAGGGCCGATTCGCCTTTGCAGATTTTGAACTTCTCAATCTCCCGAATCATTTCATGTCTTCTTTCGATTTTATTGATGG TTATGATAAACCTgtgaaaggaagaaaaatcaaTTGGATGAAGGCAGGAATATTAGAATCAGACTGCATCTTAACTGTGAGCCCATATTATGCTACAGAGCTTCTTTCAGGTCCAGAAAAAGGTGTTGAATTGGATAACATTCTTCGCAAGACTGGCATCATCGGGATTGTGAATGGGATGGATGTTCAAGAATGGAATCCAGCAACAGATAAATATATCAAT GTGAGGGAGGCAAAAGCTCTTAATAAAGAAATGTTGCAAGCAGAAGTAGGGTTGCCTGTGGATCGAAACATCCCTGTTATAGCTTTCATCGGTAGACTAGAAGAGCAGAAAGGCTCAGATATTCTAGTAGCAGCTATTCCTCACTTCATTGATGAGAATGTTCAGATAATTGTTCTT GGAACGGGCAAGAAGAAAATGGAGCACCAGCTTGAGCAGTTAGAAGTAAAGTATCCAAACAAGGCTCGAGGAATTGCAAAGTTTAATGTTCCCTTGGCACATATGATGCTAGCTGGAGCTGATTTTATCATTATTCCTAGTAGATTTGAACCTTGCGGTCTTATCCAAATGCAAGGCATGCAAGATGGAACG CTGCCTCTTTGTGCCTCCACTGGTGGACTCGTCGATACCGTCAAAGAAGGTGTAACTGGATTTCATATGGGAGCATTTAGTATCAAC tGCGATGCTGTTGATACAGTGGATGTAACAGCAGTTGCATCCACTGTCAAAAGGGCCCTTAAGGTCTATGACACTCCTGCATTCCATGAGATGGTTCAGAACTGCATGGCTCAAGATCTTTCCTGGAAG GGACCTGCGAAAAAATGGGAGGAAGTGCTCTTGAGCCTGGAGGTGGCTGGAAGTGAACCTGGTATAGATGGGGAGGAGATTGCACCACTTGCCAAGGAAAATGTGGCCACTCCCTGA
- the LOC105042450 gene encoding granule-bound starch synthase 1b, chloroplastic/amyloplastic isoform X1 yields MASSMAAAMASQFISNISHNNNGGAFSSFATMLSSRGIASLNNQTSVYNGLRSLNKMDSLGLPTKTRITLTQAKRRGFCHKNCRPWGVIICGIGMNLVFVGTEVAPWSKTGGLGDVLGGLPPAMAANGHRVMTISPRYDQYKDAWDTNVLVELKVGDGVETVRLFHCYKRGVDRVFVDHPLFLEKVWGKSGGKLYGPNAGTDYEDNQLRFCLLCLAALEAPRVLNLNNSKYFSGLYGEDVVFIANDWHTALLPCYLKSVYRPNGIYMTAKVAFCIHNIAYQGRFAFADFELLNLPNHFMSSFDFIDGYDKPVKGRKINWMKAGILESDCILTVSPYYATELLSGPEKGVELDNILRKTGIIGIVNGMDVQEWNPATDKYINVNYDATTVREAKALNKEMLQAEVGLPVDRNIPVIAFIGRLEEQKGSDILVAAIPHFIDENVQIIVLGTGKKKMEHQLEQLEVKYPNKARGIAKFNVPLAHMMLAGADFIIIPSRFEPCGLIQMQGMQDGTLPLCASTGGLVDTVKEGVTGFHMGAFSINCDAVDTVDVTAVASTVKRALKVYDTPAFHEMVQNCMAQDLSWKGPAKKWEEVLLSLEVAGSEPGIDGEEIAPLAKENVATP; encoded by the exons ATGGCATCTTCCATGGCTGCTGCGATGGCTTCACAATTCATCTCCAATATCTCCCATAACAACAACGGTGGAGCTTTCAGTTCATTTGCAACAATGTTATCAAGCAGGGGAATTGCTTCTTTGAATAACCAAACATCAGTTTACAATGGCTTGAGATCCCTGAATAAGATGGATTCACTTGGATTGCCAACCAAAACACGAATAACACTGACGCAAGCTAAGAGGAGGGGATTCTGTCACAAGAATTGTAGACCTTGGGGGGTCATCATTTGTGGAATTGGCATGAACTTGGTCTTTGTTGGGACAGAAGTGGCTCCATGGAGCAAAACTGGGGGGCTTGGGGATGTTCTTGGAGGACTTCCACCAGCTATGGCG GCTAATGGACACCGAGTCATGACAATATCCCCACGCTATGATCAATACAAGGATGCATGGGATACAAATGTTCTGGTTGag TTAAAAGTTGGGGATGGAGTCGAAACTGTTCGCTTGTTCCACTGCTACAAAAGGGGAGTAGATCGTGTTTTTGTGGATCACCCTTTATTTCTCGAGAAG GTTTGGGGAAAAAGTGGAGGGAAACTATATGGTCCTAATGCTGGAACAGATTATGAAGACAACCAGCTGCGCTTCTGTCTTTTGTGCTTG GCGGCTTTGGAAGCTCCAAGAGTTTTGAATCTCAATAACAGCAAATATTTCTCTGGATTATATG GGGAAGATGTTGTATTTATTGCTAATGACTGGCACACTGCTCTTCTtccttgttacttgaagagtgtCTATAGACCAAATGGCATTTATATGACTGCCAAG GTGGCTTTCTGCATCCACAATATCGCTTACCAGGGCCGATTCGCCTTTGCAGATTTTGAACTTCTCAATCTCCCGAATCATTTCATGTCTTCTTTCGATTTTATTGATGG TTATGATAAACCTgtgaaaggaagaaaaatcaaTTGGATGAAGGCAGGAATATTAGAATCAGACTGCATCTTAACTGTGAGCCCATATTATGCTACAGAGCTTCTTTCAGGTCCAGAAAAAGGTGTTGAATTGGATAACATTCTTCGCAAGACTGGCATCATCGGGATTGTGAATGGGATGGATGTTCAAGAATGGAATCCAGCAACAGATAAATATATCAATGTCAATTATGATGCAACAACT GTGAGGGAGGCAAAAGCTCTTAATAAAGAAATGTTGCAAGCAGAAGTAGGGTTGCCTGTGGATCGAAACATCCCTGTTATAGCTTTCATCGGTAGACTAGAAGAGCAGAAAGGCTCAGATATTCTAGTAGCAGCTATTCCTCACTTCATTGATGAGAATGTTCAGATAATTGTTCTT GGAACGGGCAAGAAGAAAATGGAGCACCAGCTTGAGCAGTTAGAAGTAAAGTATCCAAACAAGGCTCGAGGAATTGCAAAGTTTAATGTTCCCTTGGCACATATGATGCTAGCTGGAGCTGATTTTATCATTATTCCTAGTAGATTTGAACCTTGCGGTCTTATCCAAATGCAAGGCATGCAAGATGGAACG CTGCCTCTTTGTGCCTCCACTGGTGGACTCGTCGATACCGTCAAAGAAGGTGTAACTGGATTTCATATGGGAGCATTTAGTATCAAC tGCGATGCTGTTGATACAGTGGATGTAACAGCAGTTGCATCCACTGTCAAAAGGGCCCTTAAGGTCTATGACACTCCTGCATTCCATGAGATGGTTCAGAACTGCATGGCTCAAGATCTTTCCTGGAAG GGACCTGCGAAAAAATGGGAGGAAGTGCTCTTGAGCCTGGAGGTGGCTGGAAGTGAACCTGGTATAGATGGGGAGGAGATTGCACCACTTGCCAAGGAAAATGTGGCCACTCCCTGA